The DNA segment CGTCTAAAAATGAAATTAATGCAAGAAGGTAAACAACTACAACCATGGCAAATTCAAGCAATCACACATGCTTGTCGTGATGCAAAAGAGAAGTTGTTATCCGACGGTGACCTTGATGTAATGCCAATTGTTATTCCAAGTCGTGGGTCTAAACTGATTGCGGGTACCATGCAAACAGAACTAACACGTGATGAAGTTGAGCAAACTATTCTCGATGGTTTCTTCCCTGCGATTGCTGTGACCGAGATGCCACAACAAACTACCCGATCGGCATTAACCCAGATTGGTTTACCGTATGCACAAGATGCGGCGATCACCAAACACATTGCACACTTCTTGAATAAACAACATGACGCTATCGAGTCAGATGCTGGTGATTTCATTAAGCCAACGGCGGTATTGTTTAATGGCGGAGTGTTTAAATCTGATGCGATTAGTTCTAAGTTAATCGGTATTATTAACGACTGGTTGATTACAGCGGGCGTTGAAGACGAAGTAAAACTATTGACCGGTATTGATCTCGATCTTGCCGTTGCCAATGGCGCTTGTTATCACGGTTATGCAAAACAAGGTAAAGGCGTTCGTATTAAAGGCGGCCTCGCAAGCTCATATTACGTGGGTGTTGAAAGCTCAATGCCAGCCATCCCAGGTTTTGAACCGCCACTAGAAGCTGTTTGTATCGCCCCATTTGGTCTTGAAGAAGGGACTAATGTTAATGTGGCAACACACCAATTTGGTTTAGTTGTCGGTCAACCGGTTAAGTTTAAGTTTTTCGGTTCAACAGTCCGTCGTGAAGATGTTGTTGGTACCCACCTTGATTTCTGGCAACCAGAAGATCTTGAGCAACTACCCGACATCGAAGTGACGCTTGACTCTGCTAACCGCAATAGCGGTGATGTAGTCCCTGTATCACTGTCAGTGACTGTCACTGAAGTGGGTACACTGAAAGTTGAAGCTATCGCCAACGACAGTGATGAAATTTGGGAAATTGAACTAACGGTTCGCCAATAAACATGATTTAGCAGCATCACGACACCGTTTTATATTGATAGATATGTACTTAACTCAGGGCGCTTTACCCTGAGTTTTATTATATGGAGTTTTTAATGCCCTCACCTGTTTCTAAAACAGCGCAATATGTAATTGGCATCGATCTTGGCACTACCCACAGTGTTCTTTCTTATAAAAACATCGATGATTATCAAGCCAGCGCGTCCGTTTTTCTCGTAGACCAATTGGTTGGTCCTGGCGAAGTCGCAAGAAAACCGTTATTGCCTTCATTCCGCTATCACTTTAATGACAACGAAATTGCCACAACCGATTGTGTTTTACCGTGGCAAAAAATTAACTTTAACGGTGAAATTAGCAATGTAATTGTGGGTCAATGGGCACGCGATTTAGGCACCAAAACCAAAGGGCGCTTAGTTTCAAGCGCCAAAAGTTGGCTGTCCCATCCAAGTATCGATGCCCAAGCTGCGATTTTGCCTTGGGCTGTTGAAGATAATATTGAAAAAGTATCGCCTGTTATTGCCAGTGCAAGCTACCTTGCCCATTTTCAAGCATCTTGGAATTACCATAAT comes from the Moritella yayanosii genome and includes:
- a CDS encoding Hsp70 family protein, translating into MSDITMSEKVPKYSIGIDLGTTHCVLSYINLEHEGDKAVKQLFAIPQLSTLGSVTEQYQLPSFVYQAHEDEISKDQTPLPWNADNTTLVGDVARNLGLKTPIRLVSSAKSWLSHATVSPHDAILPFASPDEVEKISPVTATSQYLNHLAEAWNHAHPDSPIAEQDVTITIPASFDPAARNLTAQAAQDLNLKHLNLLEEPQAAVYSWLEACGDEWRDQVKVGDTILVIDIGGGTTDLSLISVNESEGNLTLSRVAVGEHILLGGDNMDLALAYRLKMKLMQEGKQLQPWQIQAITHACRDAKEKLLSDGDLDVMPIVIPSRGSKLIAGTMQTELTRDEVEQTILDGFFPAIAVTEMPQQTTRSALTQIGLPYAQDAAITKHIAHFLNKQHDAIESDAGDFIKPTAVLFNGGVFKSDAISSKLIGIINDWLITAGVEDEVKLLTGIDLDLAVANGACYHGYAKQGKGVRIKGGLASSYYVGVESSMPAIPGFEPPLEAVCIAPFGLEEGTNVNVATHQFGLVVGQPVKFKFFGSTVRREDVVGTHLDFWQPEDLEQLPDIEVTLDSANRNSGDVVPVSLSVTVTEVGTLKVEAIANDSDEIWEIELTVRQ